The sequence AGTTGGGGCTAGTAGATTGAATTAGGCTGAGCGATCGGCGGATACGATCGGGGTCAATACGACTGCCTTGTAAGTGCAGCATTGCGGCTTGAGTCAAGGCCGATAGCGTTTTGTGGGTGGATTGAATCGCAATGTCGGCACCGGCAGCCATTGCGGATGTTGGTAACTCGGGATGAAAGTGAAAATGTGCGCCGTGGGCTTCATCTACGATTAGCGGAATATTAGCTTGATTGGTAATTTGAACAATTTTACGAATATCACTGCAAACACCATAGTAAGTTGGATGGATGATTAAAACAGCTTTCGCATTAGGATGTTTTTGAATTGTTTGCGCGATTGCATCCGCACTGACACCATGGGCAATATTTAACCGTCGATCGTATTCCGGCATAACGAATATCGGTGTGGTCCCGGCCAGAATTAGACCCGAAATAATCGATTGATGGACATTGCGCGGCAAAATAATTTTGTCACCGGGTTGGCAGGTCGCGAGAATTGCCGCAATGATGCCACCGGTGGAGCCGTTGGCCAGAAAATAAGTGTGCTCCGCCCCAAAGGTCGCAGCGGCGAGTTTTTGGGCTTGATCAATTACACCTTGCGGAGCGAACAGGTTGTCGAGATCGGGCAGTTCCGGTAAATCGGCTTGCAGTGCAGTTGTGCCAATTAGATCGAGAAACTGGGGATAGCTACCTTGGCCGCGTTTATGGCCTGGTGTGTGGAATGGTGCATAGTCGTGGGTTGCCCAATGTTGTAGGGCGGACACAAGTGGTAGATTGGCGCGATCGGCATTCATAGCAAAGATGCGTTATGGGCTGGGCCAGTAACGCATCCTACGTAATTTTGGGTTGGGAGACAATCCCACGCATCATCAAGCCAGACAAAATCAAGCGATACAAAGTGACCCTAGGCAACACGGCGCAGCTCGATTTCTGGGAAGCCATGCATCATCGGCGGGAGTGTCGCTTGGGACGTGATGTGATGGAGTCGTGGAATCGTGCCACTGTTGTAAACGCGGAATTCCCCTTCGAGGGTGGCGACTTCGTCCCGCACGGCTTGATTCAGGACGACTGAACCGTTGGGGTCGGATACCGATCGATGGAATGTGCCTGGGGGAATCCGTAAGATGTCACCGTTACCTTCAAGCCGCACCATATGGAACGGATATTCCCATTCAAAATTAACTAGATAGAAGGTGCGGCCACCGGAGAGAGCTAGCAAATTGTCTTCTTGGTGAGGGTGCAGATAGAATTGCCAATGATTGTCTTCCGTATTATTCGGGCTGATGGCTGGGCCATCGTGGATGACTAAGTCCCGCGCATTGGAAGTGGCGATCGTAATATCAAAAAACTTCACCCCAGGGGTGTTTCGGAATTTTTCGTAGGAGATAAGTTCAAACATAATTTAGTTGCTAAAAAAGTGTGGCAAAGCCGAATGACGGTGAAAAATATTGGCTTATGGACATAACTTAACGAGATGTTATAAAGGCTGCAAAAACTGGAACGTGTTGCTTCTATGCTAAAAGCGAATAGATCCACTCTCTGAACATTTTGAGGCGGTGAAGTTACCGATTTAGCCGATTTTATATAGCTGAAATAACTATGGGATAGGGGATACGATGAATCTTTCCACGCTGCAAGTTCTGCTCAATGTGATTGAACATGGAAGTTTCTCGATGGCCGCGCTGAAGTTAGGCATTTCGCAGTCGGCAGTGAGCCGGGCCATTGCCACCTTAGAAGATGAATTGGGTGTGACATTATTGCATCGTGGTCGGTTTGGCGCTTGTTTGACCCCGACGGGTGAACGCATTGTGCCCTATATGCGCGACATGATCGATCTGCGTCAACAAATTGAGCAGGAAGTGAATTTCGCCAAAGGACTCCAGTCAGGTCGAATTCGGATTGCTTCATTTCGGAGTGCCGCGACTCACATCCTCCCACCCAAAATTGCCTACTTTCATCAGCGTTATCCCAATGTCGAAATTACTCTAACGGAAGCTGATCCGAATGGTGTGGATGCATTGCTCAAGTCGAGCCAGGTTGATCTGGGGCTAGTGCCGTTGCCGCGATCGATGGATCTAGAAACGTGGGAAATTGTGCGGGACGAATTTGTCGTATTGCTGCCCCCGACGGAGAAAAAAATGCCGCAATTGTTGAGCTGGGAAATGCTCTCAACCTATTCATTTATTTTGTATAACTACGCGGAATGTACAACGGCAGTGCGCGATCATTGGGCGGCATCTGATCAAGTGTTGAAAGTGGCCTACGAGATTAAAGAAGATTCGACCATTGTCAGTATGGTGGCCCAAGGCTTGGGGGCTGCCATCTTGCCAAAACTGGCGGCGATGCCAATCCCTGAATCACTCGTCGTGCGATCGTTGCCCGTTTCCCTCGAGCGTCAGATTGGGGTGGCGGTAGTGGCCGACCAGTTGCAACCGCCGGCCGTCTTTTTGTTTCTGGATTTATTGCGGGGTGTGGGACAGTTTGCGCCCTGATGGCAATGGACGTTCACGTGGGTGACGGTGGCTGGAGATGACATTTGATGTAAATGACTGTATCGAGCACCCTGGTTGATTACAGCATAACTCGAGATTTTGCTCAGAAAACTTGCGTCATTATGCGGTTTTTTCCCAGATCGCTCCGAAAAGAATCACTCATCAAGTAAGAATGCTAAATAGATTCCTCCAATCTAATTGTTTAAGTCGATATATTCTTTCAGGATTTGTGATTAATGGTGCGTAGTAGAAAAAAGTTTCTGAAGTCGTCACCATTGAATTGATTCAGTCAGTGTGATTCAGTGCAGCGCTGAATAAGCTGCTTGGGTTTCGACTATTGGGACTTGGCTGGTTTGGGCGTTATCGATGAGCCTGGATGTGGCTGGTTCATGCTTGAGACTGATTATTTTTAATTCACTGTTCAGCTTTGACATAGTTTGCCATTGTGTTGGCTTTAGCTGTGTTGGCTCTATTTGTTTATATATTCTTGTGGGAGATCGATTAGATGCAGCGTTGGCATTATCCAGTCCGGACTGGTGGACAGATTTTAGCGGCAGTCGCATTGTTAGCGACGACAACGGTGGGTGCAACTGCCCAGACCGCACCCCGTGTACAGCAAAAGACCCATACCTTAGATTACGGAACGTATTTAGGCGGTGTGGGCCACGATCAGGCGCGTGGGGTAGATTTTACCAGCGATAATTCGGTAGTTGCCTGTGGTAACTTCGCGAATCTTCAAACGCGGGGTGCGCAAGTGAGAACCGCATTGGGGGCGGATGTCACATCCGCCGCCAAGCTTTTGAAGTTATCGGCGACGGGCCAGACGGTATTAACGGAATTGTCCTTGGGCGATCGAATTGATGATTGTCAGATGATTCGTCATCCCGGCGGCAATAAGTATCGCGATCGCTTGGTTGTGAGTGGGACATTTGGCGTTGCGGTGGTGAGTCCTTCGAATATGCGGATTGTCTGGTCAGCCGCATTGGATGGCCCTGCGGGCAATGGTCGGTCTGAG comes from Romeriopsis navalis LEGE 11480 and encodes:
- a CDS encoding aminotransferase class I/II-fold pyridoxal phosphate-dependent enzyme, giving the protein MNADRANLPLVSALQHWATHDYAPFHTPGHKRGQGSYPQFLDLIGTTALQADLPELPDLDNLFAPQGVIDQAQKLAAATFGAEHTYFLANGSTGGIIAAILATCQPGDKIILPRNVHQSIISGLILAGTTPIFVMPEYDRRLNIAHGVSADAIAQTIQKHPNAKAVLIIHPTYYGVCSDIRKIVQITNQANIPLIVDEAHGAHFHFHPELPTSAMAAGADIAIQSTHKTLSALTQAAMLHLQGSRIDPDRIRRSLSLIQSTSPNYLLLASLDAARAQMATTGAGQLTQTLSHVDEARKILASIPHIHTLTFDTPQLGWQEFDRTRLTVTVAQLGLNGFTADEILSDEYNVMCELPSLEHLTFIFSIGTTAAHVDRLVTGIQGLADREQRSPPITSPPFDHSPSPAELSPREAFFATPHTLPTDQAIGHISAELICPYPPGIPVLLPGETITADAIAFLQTVQRSGGMISGCSDPELHSLQVISQ
- a CDS encoding redox protein, producing the protein MFELISYEKFRNTPGVKFFDITIATSNARDLVIHDGPAISPNNTEDNHWQFYLHPHQEDNLLALSGGRTFYLVNFEWEYPFHMVRLEGNGDILRIPPGTFHRSVSDPNGSVVLNQAVRDEVATLEGEFRVYNSGTIPRLHHITSQATLPPMMHGFPEIELRRVA
- a CDS encoding LysR family transcriptional regulator — protein: MNLSTLQVLLNVIEHGSFSMAALKLGISQSAVSRAIATLEDELGVTLLHRGRFGACLTPTGERIVPYMRDMIDLRQQIEQEVNFAKGLQSGRIRIASFRSAATHILPPKIAYFHQRYPNVEITLTEADPNGVDALLKSSQVDLGLVPLPRSMDLETWEIVRDEFVVLLPPTEKKMPQLLSWEMLSTYSFILYNYAECTTAVRDHWAASDQVLKVAYEIKEDSTIVSMVAQGLGAAILPKLAAMPIPESLVVRSLPVSLERQIGVAVVADQLQPPAVFLFLDLLRGVGQFAP